A genomic window from Camelus ferus isolate YT-003-E chromosome 9, BCGSAC_Cfer_1.0, whole genome shotgun sequence includes:
- the LOC102507750 gene encoding zinc finger protein 525-like isoform X2, with translation MHVIKKLQVKANTDRGEVFQIVMLGGCERNEMKHFYLRGLQENIYDFKSQHTNEARNYNGMPTTHKENLIDRRDRHSRNIAGIKPIDKGLALSFWEKLHNFNSEEKIDEFNQADKSINNSASFSPPQGISPSVQTNISHVYGSEFVHPSILTQYPKTHRERPYKCNQCGKTFLKTSYLKRHQLIHTGEKLHKCDVCEKFFTRNSYLAVHQRIHTGERPYKCNECGKFFSRKTTLVIHQRIHTGEKPYKCNECGKVFAHKTTLSNHQRIHTGEKPYKCNECGKTFYNCSYLTKHLRIHTGANAYKCDVCGKVFRDKTTLASHQRINAGERPNKCN, from the coding sequence ATGCATGTGATCAAGAAATTACAAGTAAAAGCCAACACTGATAGAGGAGAAGTATTCCAAATAGTGATGTTGGGAGGATgtgaaaggaatgaaatgaaacatttttaccTCAGGGGCCTTCAGGAAAATATATATGACTTTAAGTCACAGCATACAAATGAGGCCAGGAATTACAATGGAATGCCTACAACCCATAAGGAAAATCTCATTGATAGGAGAGATCGACACAGTAGAAATATTGCAGGAATCAAGCCTATTGATAAAGGGCTTGCCTTAAGCTTTTGGGAAAAACTGCATAATTTCAACAGTGAAGAGAAAATTGATGAGTTTAATCAAGCTGACAAGAGTATCAACAATAGTGCCTCATTTTCACCACCTCAAGGAATTTCTCCTAGTGTCCAAACCAACATTTCTCATGTATATGGCAGTGAATTTGTCCATCCTTCAATTCTGACACAATACCCaaaaacacacagggaaagacCTTACAAATGTAATCAATGTGGCAAAACCTTTCTTAAGACATCTTATCTCAAGCGTCATCAGTTAATCCATACAGGAGAGAAATTACATAAATGTGATGTATGTGAAAAATTCTTCACTCGAAATTCCTACCTTGCAgttcatcagagaattcacacaggaGAGAGACCTTACAAATGTAATGAGTGTGGCAAGTTCTTCAGTCGTAAAACAACCCTTGTAattcatcagagaattcatactggagagaaaccttacaaatGTAATGAGTGTGGGAAAGTCTTTGCTCATAAAACAACTCTTTCAaatcatcagagaattcatactggagagaaaccttacaaatGTAACGAGTGTGGGAAAACCTTTTATAATTGCTCCTACCTCACAAAACATCTGAGAATCCACACAGGAGCAAATGCATATAAATGTGATGTTTGTGGCAAGGTCTTTAGAGATAAAACAACCCTTGCAAGTCATCAGAGAATTAATGCTGGAGAGAGGCCTAATAAATGTAATTGA